The Flavobacterium marginilacus genome window below encodes:
- a CDS encoding efflux RND transporter periplasmic adaptor subunit, whose protein sequence is MTNVYSHPVKYICAISFALTVLSCAKNQEDQNRTKEILVKTLQVTCAKSANGQEYVGTIESDNAVDVSFLVPGNIEEMHVSEGQKVTKGQLLASLNTASLKSANEVSKATLKQAEDAYKRMSAMYESKSLPEIQYIDAKTKLEQARAGDAIAHKNFKDGKIYALQSGVVGKRYLEPGTNVMPGMPVYNIMDIGSVKVKIAIPEGEISGVTIGDKCEVMISALDNETFNGKVLEKGVFANPTSHTYDIKVKINNVTGKIMPGMVCRTYLNTIKREGSNSIVVPIKSVQVDFSGKRFVWVKDKQGKAAYKEVSLGNLSENGVHITKGLQEGEELIVEGYQNISIGTPVSVQKN, encoded by the coding sequence ATGACCAACGTTTATTCACATCCAGTAAAGTATATCTGTGCTATATCCTTTGCATTAACAGTTTTATCCTGTGCTAAAAATCAGGAAGACCAAAACAGAACAAAAGAGATCCTCGTTAAAACACTACAAGTTACTTGTGCGAAAAGTGCTAACGGACAAGAATATGTTGGTACGATTGAAAGTGACAATGCAGTTGATGTCAGTTTTTTAGTACCAGGCAATATTGAAGAGATGCACGTAAGCGAAGGACAAAAAGTAACTAAAGGACAATTACTCGCATCGCTTAATACGGCCAGTTTAAAAAGTGCAAATGAGGTCTCTAAGGCCACACTAAAACAGGCTGAAGATGCTTACAAACGTATGTCTGCTATGTATGAAAGCAAGAGTCTTCCTGAAATTCAATACATAGATGCAAAAACAAAACTAGAGCAAGCAAGAGCAGGTGATGCGATAGCCCATAAGAACTTCAAAGACGGCAAAATCTATGCCCTACAATCTGGAGTCGTTGGGAAGCGTTACCTGGAACCTGGAACTAACGTAATGCCTGGAATGCCAGTTTATAATATTATGGATATTGGAAGTGTAAAAGTCAAGATTGCCATTCCGGAGGGTGAAATTTCAGGTGTTACGATAGGAGATAAATGTGAAGTAATGATTTCAGCACTAGACAACGAAACTTTTAATGGAAAGGTGCTGGAAAAAGGTGTTTTTGCTAATCCTACCTCCCATACTTATGATATTAAAGTGAAAATAAATAACGTAACAGGTAAAATCATGCCTGGTATGGTCTGCAGAACGTATCTCAACACTATAAAAAGGGAAGGCAGTAACAGTATTGTCGTACCTATAAAGTCCGTACAGGTAGACTTTTCAGGTAAGAGATTTGTATGGGTAAAAGACAAACAAGGAAAAGCGGCCTATAAAGAAGTTTCTTTAGGCAATCTTTCAGAAAATGGAGTCCATATTACTAAAGGTTTACAAGAAGGAGAAGAACTGATTGTAGAGGGGTATCAAAATATCAGTATAGGGACACCCGTATCTGTACAAAAAAACTAA